The Flavobacterium jumunjinense genome includes a region encoding these proteins:
- a CDS encoding SymE family type I addiction module toxin: MKTKQLKVYSKYSPRAYRKSKHVAEIRLNGIWLEELGFIANTTMIVRYENEKIILTPQKA; this comes from the coding sequence ATGAAAACAAAACAACTCAAAGTCTATAGCAAATACAGCCCGAGAGCCTATAGAAAAAGCAAACACGTAGCCGAAATACGTTTAAACGGAATATGGTTAGAAGAACTAGGATTTATAGCAAATACCACCATGATAGTACGCTATGAAAACGAAAAAATTATCCTAACACCACAAAAAGCATGA